In Sorangium aterium, the genomic stretch GAGATCGAGCGTCGAGAGCACCGCGCAGGCGGCGAGGAGGAGGACGAACCACCGGTTCGGCGCGTCCAGGCTGGCGCTCTTCCAGTAGAACGGGAGGAGGAAGAAGAGCATGCCCTGATAGAGGTTCTTCAGGACATAGGTCATCACGAGGAAGCGCAGCCGGGCGCCGCGCCACGCCGTCGCGAAGTCCTGGCGGGCGCCGGTGCCGAAGAGCCGGAAGAAGAGGAGCACGAGCAGCCAGGCGACGCTGACCGTGACCGCGAGGAAGCGGGCGTGCTGGAACCCCTTCTGCGCGAAGGTCACCACGAAGGCGCCGAGGCTGAGCGCATACGCGGTGTGCAGCCACCAGAGCTTCTTGTGATGGCGCTTGAGGAAGGCGCGGGCGGACGACCTGAGGTCCCCGGGCTTGTCCTCGTCCTCGGCGTTCAGGTCGACGTAGGACGCCTTGGGCTCTGCCTTGACGGTCGGCGCGTTGTCCTCGTCCGCCGCCGTGCCGCGCGCTGGCCGCTCGGGCATCTTGAGCGTGCGGTCGTCGTGCTCCCCGCCCGGGGTGCTGGCCCTGGGCGGCATGCGCAGGGTGGCCTCGTCGCCGGCCTGGGCGCCGGCCCTGGAGGGCATGCGCAGGGTGGCCTCGTCGCCGGCCTGGGCGCCGGCCCTGGAGGGCATGCGCAAGGTGACCTCGTCGATAGCGCCTCGGTCGCGGTCTCCGGGCGCAGCGGCGCCGCCGGCCGCGGTGGGCCGGGCCTGCTTGGCTGCGGCGGGCGGGGCAGGTTCTGGCCCGCGATCGGGCTCGTCGCCCGGCATGTACATGATCGTGGGCGCCTCCCCGAACGCCTCGGGGACGCGCGTCTTGTGGACCCGCGTGGTGGCGCTGGAAGGCGGCGACGGCAGCGATGGCGCGTTCGCGTCGGCCCCGGGGGCCGGGGCGTCAGGGGAGCGCGGCGCGTGCTGTTTCATGTCCGGGCCGCAGCGTACCCGACGGGCGGTCCACCTTCGAGCGCCGCACGGGTTCCGCCCGCCAGAAATCCGGACTTTCGCTCCGGTCGGGCGAACGTTCGTGCACGTGCCGCCCGTTCGCCCGTTCCACCGATCGCGCCGCCGCCCGCCGCGAGCCGCCTGACACCGCGCCCTGCCAACCGAGGTTCCGGGAAAGCGCCGTTCACTCGTCCTGGGCTCCGATGAGCCGGAGCCCCCTCAGCCCGTGAACGCCTATGTTGTCTCGCGGTTGGCCGGAACGACGATGCTCAAGGCCCAGCGCTCATTCCATCGAGAACTTCACGTTGGCCTTCCCGCTGCTTTGATATCCTTCCACGGTCATCGAGACCTCGTACAAGCTCCCCATGCTCATCCCCGCCTTCTGCCATGCGTCGAAGTGGTTGGCGACGGTGATGGTTCCGCTCGTGCGTTTCTGCGTGCGAACGCTCCAGAACTGATAGAACGTCTTGTTGCCTTCGATGGAAGGCTGGTTGACACGCTGGGTCCGATAGATGTCATAGGTGCCTCCGTCGCTGTTGACGGTGCCCATCTTTCCTTCTCCGCCCGGCGGACGCCAGTTGCCCCAGCTGTCGACGATGTAATACTCGACGAGCGGGTTTTTCGTCCACCCATAGATAGTCAGGTAGGAATTCCCGTTCGGCTGGTAGTCGGCATCGTAGGTGACGACCAGGTCCTTGGTTCCGGGCCTGATGCCTTTACGACCCAACAGGTTGTTGATGTTGCTCCAGTCTACGCTGAAGCCCTCATTCGTGTTGACCAGGCATCCGCTTCCGTTGTCCTTCCAGTACTCGTAGGTGTACCCGCAGTGCTGGCCGGTTTTGTTGTCGCAGATCTTCGCGTCGCCTTCCGTGCACGCCACAGGCGTGCT encodes the following:
- a CDS encoding DUF5924 family protein; protein product: MKQHAPRSPDAPAPGADANAPSLPSPPSSATTRVHKTRVPEAFGEAPTIMYMPGDEPDRGPEPAPPAAAKQARPTAAGGAAAPGDRDRGAIDEVTLRMPSRAGAQAGDEATLRMPSRAGAQAGDEATLRMPPRASTPGGEHDDRTLKMPERPARGTAADEDNAPTVKAEPKASYVDLNAEDEDKPGDLRSSARAFLKRHHKKLWWLHTAYALSLGAFVVTFAQKGFQHARFLAVTVSVAWLLVLLFFRLFGTGARQDFATAWRGARLRFLVMTYVLKNLYQGMLFFLLPFYWKSASLDAPNRWFVLLLAACAVLSTLDLVFDRVLMRWKTLASVFYGVTLFACLNLVIPALLPDTRTLYTLLSAALVSVLGFCTLHLPFGALWSRMGVVFLVVAMAAGVGLAYGTRELIPPVPMHLSSAAVGPSVLQDGRLAMSVKSLHFSVIRELRAVTDVVVPGGDGDRLLHVWRREGREVLRAPEETLRVPGPEGAVRLKSQLVGGSLPRRLAGHWTVDVETEDGQLVGRTAFEVTE
- a CDS encoding glycoside hydrolase family 11 protein encodes the protein MACTEGDAKICDNKTGQHCGYTYEYWKDNGSGCLVNTNEGFSVDWSNINNLLGRKGIRPGTKDLVVTYDADYQPNGNSYLTIYGWTKNPLVEYYIVDSWGNWRPPGGEGKMGTVNSDGGTYDIYRTQRVNQPSIEGNKTFYQFWSVRTQKRTSGTITVANHFDAWQKAGMSMGSLYEVSMTVEGYQSSGKANVKFSME